In the genome of Pseudomonas bubulae, one region contains:
- a CDS encoding monovalent cation:proton antiporter-2 (CPA2) family protein — MFANLLIILASSLVVIALFRRLKLPPVLGYLCVGLFVGPTALDWINDSPDLPDLAELGVVFLLFSLGLEFSLPKMLKLRRVVFGLGSLQVLCSAVALGGLLYAFGMSLNGAFLLGAGLALSSTAIVSKELTSLGEIFSRHGQNAIGVLLFQDVVAVLLLTLVPVFAGSSDQAWYWALPVTLGKTVILFLGLLFASRFLLPRLFHEVAASRSAELFVLLALVIVLLTAWLTHLLGLSPALGAFLAGMLLGESHYRHQIEADIRPFRDILLGLFFVSIGMLIDLQLFIHHGFLILGLTLVLMLIKGAVVAILVKLRGSDGETAWRSGLALAQGGEFCFALMAQMQSNSLIPADMAAYLLAATFCSMLLTPLLLRAAPLIAASLHRQSYEEAELEEIASQNAELHGHVVMCGYGRVGQSIGRFLRSEHKDFVALDYDPDRIEEAAKADSCVHYGDARRGDLLRAVGLDRARLLVIAVDNTEVAMSVLKEARLITLEVPILVRTRDDSQLTELKAAGATEVVPELLESSLMLASHALILLGLSEKIVQRRVDQVRHDRYHLLEGCFESEDAREAAIPREND, encoded by the coding sequence GTGTTTGCCAATCTGTTAATCATCCTTGCCTCGTCACTGGTGGTCATTGCCCTGTTCCGGCGCCTGAAGCTGCCGCCGGTGCTGGGTTACCTGTGTGTCGGCCTGTTTGTAGGTCCCACCGCCCTCGACTGGATCAATGACAGCCCCGACCTGCCTGACCTGGCAGAGCTTGGAGTGGTGTTTTTGCTGTTTTCCCTGGGGCTGGAGTTCTCGCTGCCCAAGATGCTCAAGCTGCGTCGGGTGGTATTTGGCCTGGGCAGCCTGCAAGTGCTGTGTTCGGCAGTGGCGCTGGGCGGCCTGCTGTATGCCTTTGGCATGAGCCTTAACGGCGCTTTCCTGCTCGGTGCCGGACTCGCCCTGTCATCCACGGCGATCGTAAGTAAAGAGCTGACTAGCCTGGGGGAAATCTTCAGCCGTCACGGTCAGAATGCCATTGGCGTACTGCTGTTTCAGGACGTGGTCGCGGTACTGTTGCTGACCCTGGTGCCGGTGTTCGCCGGCAGCAGCGACCAGGCCTGGTATTGGGCCTTGCCGGTTACCTTGGGCAAGACTGTGATCCTGTTTCTGGGGCTGCTGTTTGCCAGTCGCTTCCTGCTGCCGCGCCTGTTCCACGAGGTGGCCGCGTCGCGCTCGGCAGAGCTGTTTGTGTTGCTGGCGCTGGTGATCGTGCTGCTCACCGCCTGGCTCACCCACCTGCTGGGCCTGTCCCCTGCGCTCGGCGCCTTCCTGGCCGGCATGCTACTGGGTGAAAGCCACTATCGACACCAGATTGAAGCCGATATCCGACCTTTCCGGGACATTCTGCTGGGTCTGTTTTTCGTCAGCATCGGCATGCTGATCGACCTGCAGCTTTTCATTCACCACGGTTTCCTGATTTTAGGCCTGACCCTGGTCCTGATGCTGATCAAGGGTGCCGTGGTCGCGATTCTGGTCAAGTTGCGTGGCAGCGACGGAGAAACCGCCTGGCGCAGTGGCCTGGCCCTGGCCCAGGGCGGTGAGTTCTGCTTTGCCCTGATGGCGCAGATGCAGAGCAACTCGCTGATCCCGGCGGATATGGCTGCCTATCTGCTGGCCGCTACGTTCTGCTCGATGCTGCTGACGCCCCTGCTGCTGCGCGCCGCGCCACTTATCGCAGCCAGCCTGCACCGGCAATCCTATGAAGAGGCGGAGCTGGAAGAAATCGCCAGCCAAAACGCCGAACTGCACGGGCACGTGGTGATGTGCGGCTATGGCCGCGTGGGCCAGTCCATTGGCCGTTTCCTGCGCAGCGAACACAAGGACTTTGTCGCGCTGGACTACGACCCCGATCGCATTGAGGAAGCAGCTAAAGCGGACAGCTGCGTGCACTACGGCGACGCCCGCCGGGGTGATCTGCTGCGCGCTGTAGGCCTGGATCGTGCGCGACTGCTGGTGATTGCCGTGGACAACACCGAGGTGGCCATGAGCGTACTCAAGGAAGCCCGGCTGATTACCCTCGAAGTGCCTATCCTGGTCAGGACCCGCGATGACAGCCAGCTCACCGAGCTGAAGGCCGCCGGGGCAACTGAAGTGGTACCGGAATTGCTCGAGTCGAGCCTGATGCTCGCCTCCCATGCCTTGATTTTGCTGGGCCTGTCAG
- a CDS encoding glutaredoxin family protein, producing the protein MPPECQLFGTLGCHLCELAEAVLMPLVEHGLMVELVDIADSDSLFESYGLRIPVLRRVDTGQELGWPFDTAQVVNFLG; encoded by the coding sequence ATGCCTCCCGAATGCCAATTGTTCGGCACCCTGGGTTGTCACCTGTGTGAACTGGCCGAAGCGGTTTTAATGCCCTTGGTCGAGCATGGGTTGATGGTCGAGCTGGTCGATATTGCTGACAGCGACTCGTTGTTTGAAAGCTACGGCTTGCGTATTCCGGTATTGCGCCGGGTCGATACGGGCCAGGAGTTGGGCTGGCCGTTTGATACTGCGCAGGTGGTCAATTTTCTTGGATAA
- a CDS encoding pseudouridine synthase: protein MSSQPFIAAEHQASTLHLPPGRWLTVLDCLSEHFSAISREQWLDRIARGRVLDADGAPISPQLAYREGLRIHYFREVPNETPIPVQETILYADEHLVVADKPHFLPVTPGGEYVEQTLLRRLIRTLGNPHLVPLHRIDRHTAGLVLFSANPDTRSAYQSLFPARKIDKRYEAIARALPELELPLVHKSRLVEGEPFFRMKEGPGVSNTETLVDVCEKNGELWRYALYPVTGKKHQLRVHMAALGAGICNDPFYPDVIRDAVDDYAEPLKLLAQSLRFVDPLTGEARFFESRIHLDW from the coding sequence ATGTCGTCCCAGCCTTTCATCGCCGCCGAGCATCAAGCCAGTACCTTGCACCTGCCGCCAGGCAGATGGTTGACGGTGCTCGACTGCCTGAGTGAACACTTCAGTGCCATCAGCCGCGAACAGTGGCTTGACCGTATCGCCCGTGGCCGGGTGCTGGATGCCGACGGTGCGCCTATCAGCCCGCAGCTGGCGTACCGGGAAGGCCTGCGCATTCATTACTTTCGCGAAGTGCCCAACGAAACGCCCATTCCGGTGCAGGAAACCATCCTGTATGCCGATGAGCATCTGGTGGTGGCGGACAAACCGCACTTCCTGCCGGTGACCCCGGGCGGTGAGTATGTCGAGCAAACACTGCTGCGGCGCTTGATCCGCACCCTGGGCAACCCCCATCTGGTGCCCCTGCACCGTATCGACCGGCACACGGCGGGCCTCGTGCTGTTTTCTGCCAATCCGGACACTCGTTCGGCGTATCAGTCGTTGTTTCCCGCGCGCAAGATCGACAAACGCTATGAGGCCATTGCTCGCGCATTGCCTGAACTTGAGCTGCCGCTGGTGCATAAAAGCCGCCTGGTGGAGGGCGAGCCTTTTTTCCGCATGAAAGAAGGGCCGGGCGTCAGCAATACCGAGACCCTGGTCGACGTTTGTGAGAAAAACGGTGAGTTGTGGCGTTATGCGTTGTACCCCGTCACCGGGAAAAAGCATCAGTTGCGGGTGCATATGGCGGCGCTGGGGGCAGGGATATGCAATGACCCGTTCTACCCGGACGTGATCAGGGACGCTGTCGATGACTATGCCGAGCCGCTGAAACTGCTGGCCCAGAGTTTGCGCTTTGTTGATCCGCTCACGGGAGAAGCGCGCTTTTTCGAGAGCAGGATTCATCTGGACTGGTAA
- a CDS encoding YgdI/YgdR family lipoprotein, protein MTHRTLAALMLAAGMAALAGCSSPSVITLNDGREIQTVDAPKYDDDSGFYQFKQLDGKETRINKDQIRTVKEL, encoded by the coding sequence ATGACTCACCGGACTCTCGCCGCCCTGATGCTCGCTGCTGGCATGGCCGCCCTTGCCGGCTGCTCCTCGCCTTCGGTGATCACCCTGAACGACGGTCGCGAAATCCAGACTGTCGACGCGCCAAAATACGATGACGACTCAGGCTTCTACCAGTTCAAGCAACTGGACGGTAAAGAAACCCGCATCAACAAAGACCAGATTCGTACCGTTAAAGAGCTGTAA
- the mobA gene encoding molybdenum cofactor guanylyltransferase MobA, with protein sequence MNRFQCSILLLAGGRGQRMGGQDKGLVRWQGQPLIAYAQRVTRPLTDDLIISCNRNHEQYTRLADQLVSDGNDDFAGPLAGIRAGLAVARHSHLLVLPCDVPKIDRGLLDALLGAAAQHPDQPLMVRHGEHWEPLLCVIPTALKDVFEAAWQAGERSPRKIMLQLNARAWQCAENDPRLANFNTPDWLK encoded by the coding sequence ATGAACCGGTTTCAATGCTCCATCTTGCTGCTGGCAGGTGGCCGTGGCCAGCGCATGGGCGGTCAGGACAAGGGGCTGGTGAGATGGCAGGGTCAGCCGCTGATCGCGTATGCCCAGCGCGTCACCCGCCCGCTGACCGATGACCTGATCATTTCCTGCAATCGCAACCACGAACAGTACACCCGCCTGGCCGATCAACTGGTCAGTGATGGCAATGATGACTTTGCCGGGCCATTGGCGGGGATCCGCGCCGGGCTGGCCGTGGCCCGCCACTCACACTTGTTGGTGTTGCCCTGCGATGTACCGAAAATCGACCGCGGGTTGCTCGATGCCCTGCTGGGCGCTGCCGCTCAACATCCCGATCAGCCGCTGATGGTGCGCCACGGGGAGCACTGGGAACCGCTGTTATGCGTGATCCCCACAGCCCTGAAAGATGTATTCGAGGCCGCCTGGCAGGCAGGTGAACGCAGCCCGCGCAAAATCATGCTCCAGCTCAATGCTCGGGCCTGGCAATGCGCCGAAAATGACCCGCGGCTGGCCAATTTCAATACCCCGGACTGGCTGAAATAA
- the moaB gene encoding molybdenum cofactor biosynthesis protein B has product MKAKVDAPFVPLNIAVLTVSDTRTLETDTSGQVFVDRLRDAGHNLAARVLLKDDLYKIRAQVATWIADDGVQVVLITGGTGFTARDSTPEAVSCLLDKQVDGFGELFRQISVADIGTSTVQSRALAGLANGTLVCCLPGSTNAVRTGWDGILAEQLDSRHRPCNFVAHLKQAPACETRG; this is encoded by the coding sequence ATGAAAGCCAAGGTTGATGCACCTTTCGTACCTTTGAATATCGCCGTTCTTACCGTCAGTGACACTCGAACCCTGGAAACGGACACTTCGGGTCAGGTTTTTGTCGATCGCCTGCGTGATGCCGGGCACAACCTGGCGGCACGGGTGTTGCTCAAGGATGACCTGTATAAAATCCGCGCCCAGGTCGCCACCTGGATCGCCGACGATGGGGTGCAGGTGGTGCTGATTACCGGCGGCACAGGTTTTACTGCACGGGACAGCACGCCAGAAGCCGTCAGTTGTCTGCTGGACAAGCAAGTAGATGGCTTTGGTGAACTGTTCCGCCAGATCTCCGTGGCCGATATCGGCACTTCGACCGTGCAGTCCCGGGCTCTTGCCGGCTTGGCCAACGGTACGCTGGTGTGCTGCCTGCCGGGTTCGACCAACGCTGTACGCACCGGTTGGGACGGGATATTGGCCGAGCAACTGGATTCCCGTCATCGCCCCTGCAACTTCGTCGCCCACTTGAAGCAGGCACCGGCCTGTGAAACCCGTGGATAA
- the glp gene encoding gephyrin-like molybdotransferase Glp, protein MKPVDKPGRTGALMPVEVALERLLALAESAPILDTESVPVGAGDGRVLAHDLIASLDLPPWPNSAMDGYALNLGDWSGDPLTVSQRIFAGTAPEPLAPGTCARIFTGAPIPAGADCVEMQENTVVQADGRVVFTHALRAGQNIRPKGQETTIGEVVLTAGTRLGPIEQGLAASLGCAELRVMRRVKVAVLSTGDELIEPGQPLGPGQIYNSNRIVLCSWLARMGCEVVDGGILPDDLPATRQRLGELGTVDLILSTGGVSVGEADFLGIALREEGELALWKLAIKPGKPLTCGHFRGVPVIGLPGNPASTLVTFALLARPYLLRLQGVQAVEPLKFQVPAGFVWPKPGNRREYLRGRLEQGRAVIYKNQSSGVLRSAAWAEGLVEVLEDCTLAEGDRVGFIPLSEVLG, encoded by the coding sequence GTGAAACCCGTGGATAAGCCGGGCCGAACTGGCGCGCTGATGCCCGTCGAGGTGGCACTTGAGCGTTTGCTGGCACTGGCTGAGTCGGCGCCGATCCTTGACACCGAATCGGTTCCGGTGGGCGCAGGGGATGGCCGCGTACTGGCCCACGACTTGATTGCAAGCCTTGATCTTCCCCCTTGGCCCAACAGTGCAATGGACGGTTATGCGTTGAACCTGGGCGACTGGTCCGGGGATCCGCTAACCGTTAGCCAGCGAATTTTTGCCGGTACTGCCCCGGAGCCACTGGCGCCAGGCACCTGTGCACGCATTTTTACTGGTGCCCCGATACCTGCGGGCGCGGACTGCGTCGAAATGCAGGAAAATACTGTGGTGCAGGCCGACGGACGAGTGGTATTTACCCATGCCTTGCGTGCAGGTCAGAACATTCGTCCTAAAGGGCAGGAAACCACCATTGGTGAGGTAGTCCTTACTGCGGGGACGCGCTTGGGGCCGATCGAGCAGGGGCTGGCAGCATCCCTGGGCTGCGCCGAGCTGCGAGTCATGCGACGGGTCAAGGTGGCGGTGTTATCCACTGGCGATGAACTGATCGAGCCCGGGCAGCCGTTGGGCCCGGGGCAAATCTACAACAGCAACCGCATAGTGCTGTGCAGCTGGTTGGCGCGCATGGGTTGTGAAGTGGTCGATGGGGGGATTCTGCCTGATGACTTGCCCGCCACCCGCCAACGCTTGGGTGAGTTGGGAACGGTTGACCTGATTTTATCCACCGGCGGAGTGTCGGTCGGTGAGGCAGACTTTTTGGGCATTGCGTTGCGCGAAGAGGGCGAGCTGGCGCTGTGGAAATTGGCAATCAAGCCGGGCAAACCCCTGACCTGCGGGCATTTTCGCGGTGTGCCGGTGATCGGCCTGCCAGGTAACCCTGCCTCGACTCTGGTGACGTTCGCGTTGCTGGCAAGGCCTTATCTGCTGCGCCTGCAAGGCGTGCAGGCTGTCGAACCGCTGAAGTTCCAGGTGCCTGCAGGATTTGTCTGGCCCAAGCCGGGCAATCGTCGCGAGTACCTGCGCGGGCGTTTGGAGCAAGGGCGTGCGGTGATTTACAAAAACCAGAGTTCAGGCGTGTTGCGCAGCGCGGCATGGGCTGAAGGGCTGGTGGAAGTCCTTGAGGATTGCACCCTGGCCGAAGGCGACCGGGTGGGGTTTATCCCGTTGAGTGAAGTGCTGGGCTAG
- a CDS encoding mannose-1-phosphate guanylyltransferase/mannose-6-phosphate isomerase — MSTLVPCIIAGGAGTRLWPVSREAMPKPFMCLPDGQSLLQKTFARATGLRDVGPLLTVTNREVFFRTLDDYRAQCMDGIELDFILEPFGRNTAPAIAAAALQIARRYGGNTQLLVLPADHLITDIAAFGRAVDNARKLADEGWLVTFGILPTRAEIGFGYIEKGQKLNQDGFEVAQFVEKPDAKTAQGYLDGGLHLWNSGMFCMRADSVLQEFRAHAPLVLDAVTHCLDHSQMFEGKQQRHLELDSQSFALVPDISIDYAVMERSQKVAVVPCQLGWSDIGSWQAVRELTPADANGNQCTGENVLHDVHNCYIDSPKRLVGGVGLNDLIIIDTPDALLVADARRSQDVRHIARTLRLQGHDAYRLHRTVTRPWGTYTVLEEGPGFKIKRIVVKPGAALSLQVHQRRSEHWIVVSGRAEVNNDGLDFTLETNESTFIKPGSPHRLGNTGEADLVMIEVQSGEYVGEDDIVRLTDIYGRAPV; from the coding sequence ATGAGCACACTGGTTCCCTGCATCATCGCCGGTGGCGCTGGCACCCGGCTATGGCCAGTGTCGCGCGAGGCCATGCCCAAGCCCTTTATGTGCCTGCCCGATGGTCAGAGCCTGCTGCAAAAGACCTTTGCCCGCGCAACCGGCCTGCGTGACGTTGGCCCGTTGCTGACCGTAACCAACAGGGAGGTGTTTTTTCGCACGCTTGATGATTACCGCGCACAGTGCATGGACGGCATCGAGCTGGACTTTATCCTCGAGCCATTTGGCCGCAATACTGCCCCGGCGATTGCCGCAGCCGCCTTGCAGATTGCGCGGCGCTACGGCGGTAATACGCAGTTGCTGGTGCTCCCCGCCGACCATCTGATCACCGATATTGCCGCCTTCGGCCGGGCCGTCGACAACGCCCGCAAGCTGGCCGACGAGGGCTGGCTGGTGACCTTTGGCATACTGCCAACCCGGGCCGAAATCGGCTTTGGTTATATAGAAAAAGGCCAGAAGCTGAACCAGGATGGCTTTGAAGTGGCGCAGTTTGTTGAAAAACCGGACGCCAAAACGGCCCAGGGCTACCTCGACGGCGGCCTGCATCTGTGGAACAGCGGCATGTTCTGCATGCGCGCCGACAGCGTACTGCAAGAATTCAGGGCCCATGCGCCTCTGGTACTGGATGCCGTGACCCACTGCCTTGATCACAGCCAGATGTTTGAGGGCAAACAACAACGCCACCTCGAACTGGACAGCCAGAGTTTCGCCCTGGTGCCCGATATCTCCATAGACTACGCCGTGATGGAGCGCTCGCAAAAAGTTGCCGTGGTGCCCTGCCAGCTGGGCTGGAGTGATATAGGCTCATGGCAGGCGGTGCGCGAGCTGACCCCGGCCGACGCCAATGGCAACCAGTGTACTGGCGAAAACGTACTGCACGATGTACACAACTGCTACATCGACTCGCCGAAACGGTTGGTGGGCGGGGTCGGACTAAACGACCTGATCATTATCGATACGCCGGATGCTCTGCTCGTGGCCGACGCCCGGCGCAGCCAGGACGTCAGGCACATCGCCCGAACACTCAGACTCCAGGGCCACGACGCCTATCGCCTGCACCGCACTGTCACCCGCCCGTGGGGCACCTACACCGTGCTGGAGGAAGGTCCGGGGTTCAAGATCAAACGCATCGTGGTCAAGCCCGGAGCCGCGCTGTCCCTGCAGGTGCACCAACGGCGCAGCGAACACTGGATTGTGGTCAGTGGCAGGGCCGAAGTGAACAATGATGGCCTGGACTTCACCCTCGAAACCAACGAGTCCACCTTTATCAAACCCGGCAGCCCACACCGGCTGGGCAACACCGGGGAGGCTGATCTGGTCATGATCGAAGTGCAAAGCGGCGAGTATGTGGGCGAAGACGACATCGTGCGCCTGACTGATATCTATGGGCGCGCGCCTGTCTGA
- the yegS gene encoding lipid kinase YegS encodes MSAGKAFLILHGKQALNEDVRAAVEQQRAAGWELAVRLTWEAGDAQRLVCEALEGGYTRLIAGGGDGTLRDICEAMALADTEASLVLLPLGTANDFARAAGVSLEPAQALALLDVPACPIDLGEVDGQLFLNMATGGFGSQVTANTSEDLKKVLGGAAYLFTGLSRFTELHAAYAELQGPDFHWQGELLALGIGNGRQAGGGQVLCPEALVDDGMLDISILPAPTEIVGTLKSLMTEGWGLDNLFVRARLPWVEIKAAEGLAINLDGEPLAGDAMRFAVRKGALKVHLPQGSPLLGQSELRVG; translated from the coding sequence ATGAGTGCAGGTAAGGCTTTTTTGATTTTGCACGGCAAGCAGGCGCTCAACGAAGACGTGCGCGCTGCCGTTGAGCAGCAGCGGGCGGCGGGGTGGGAACTGGCGGTGCGGCTGACCTGGGAGGCCGGGGATGCGCAGCGTCTGGTATGCGAGGCGCTGGAGGGCGGCTACACCCGGCTGATTGCCGGTGGCGGCGATGGCACTTTGCGTGATATTTGCGAGGCGATGGCACTGGCCGATACCGAGGCCAGTCTGGTGCTGTTGCCGTTGGGCACCGCCAATGACTTTGCCCGGGCGGCCGGTGTGTCCCTGGAGCCCGCTCAAGCCCTGGCCTTGCTCGATGTGCCAGCCTGTCCCATCGATCTGGGTGAAGTCGACGGCCAGTTGTTTTTGAACATGGCCACCGGTGGCTTTGGTAGCCAGGTCACGGCCAATACCTCCGAAGACCTGAAAAAGGTACTGGGCGGCGCGGCCTATCTGTTTACCGGGCTGTCGCGCTTTACTGAGCTGCACGCGGCCTATGCCGAGCTACAGGGGCCGGACTTTCACTGGCAAGGCGAGTTGCTGGCGCTGGGCATCGGTAACGGTCGTCAGGCCGGGGGCGGGCAAGTCCTGTGCCCTGAGGCGCTGGTCGATGATGGCATGCTGGATATCAGCATTTTGCCTGCACCCACGGAAATCGTCGGCACGCTCAAAAGCCTGATGACCGAAGGCTGGGGGCTGGATAACCTGTTTGTCCGCGCGCGTTTGCCCTGGGTCGAGATCAAGGCCGCCGAAGGGCTGGCGATCAACCTCGATGGTGAGCCGCTTGCGGGCGATGCGATGCGCTTTGCCGTGCGCAAGGGCGCTTTGAAGGTCCACTTACCCCAGGGGTCGCCTTTGCTGGGCCAGTCAGAACTGCGGGTTGGTTGA
- a CDS encoding chemotaxis protein CheV has product MAGILDTVDQRTQLVGENRLELLMFRLAGRQLFAINVFKVQEVLQLPKLTLMPHRHPHVCGVVNLRGKTLPVIDLSQAIGMRALVPGPDSTIIVTEYNRSVQAFLVGGVDRIVNMNWEAILPPPASAGRSHYLTAISKVEEQLVEIIDVEKVLAEIVPYNAKVSREKLADPIFEQVRGREVLLVDDSSVALAQLRETLSQLGVKMHIASDGLKALNMLKGWADTGQVMTDKLLMIFTDAEMPEMDGYRLTTEIRNDPRLRALYVVLHTSLSGSFNESMVKKVGCDNFLSKFQPDKLVDVVRQRLILDQQPA; this is encoded by the coding sequence ATGGCCGGCATTCTCGACACGGTAGACCAGCGCACTCAACTGGTCGGTGAAAACCGACTGGAACTTCTCATGTTTCGTCTGGCCGGCAGGCAGTTGTTCGCGATCAACGTGTTCAAGGTGCAAGAAGTCCTGCAATTGCCAAAACTGACCTTGATGCCGCACCGCCATCCCCATGTGTGCGGCGTGGTCAACCTGCGCGGTAAAACCCTGCCGGTGATCGACCTGTCCCAGGCCATCGGCATGCGTGCGCTGGTGCCGGGCCCGGACAGCACCATTATCGTCACCGAGTACAACCGCTCGGTGCAGGCCTTCCTGGTGGGTGGGGTTGACCGTATCGTCAATATGAACTGGGAGGCCATCCTGCCTCCGCCCGCCAGTGCCGGGCGCAGTCATTACCTGACGGCCATCAGTAAGGTCGAGGAGCAATTGGTCGAGATCATCGACGTGGAAAAAGTTCTTGCCGAAATCGTGCCGTACAACGCCAAAGTCTCGCGCGAGAAGCTTGCCGATCCGATCTTCGAGCAAGTGCGCGGGCGTGAAGTGCTGCTGGTCGACGATTCCAGTGTAGCGCTGGCGCAACTGCGTGAAACGCTTTCGCAACTGGGGGTCAAGATGCATATTGCCAGCGATGGTTTGAAGGCGCTGAACATGCTCAAGGGCTGGGCCGATACCGGGCAGGTAATGACCGACAAGTTGCTGATGATCTTCACCGATGCCGAAATGCCGGAAATGGACGGTTACCGGTTGACCACTGAAATCCGTAATGACCCGCGTTTGCGCGCGCTGTATGTGGTGTTGCATACCTCGTTGTCCGGCAGCTTTAACGAGTCGATGGTGAAAAAGGTCGGGTGCGACAATTTTCTGTCCAAATTCCAGCCGGACAAGCTGGTGGATGTCGTACGCCAGCGCCTGATACTGGACCAACAACCTGCTTGA
- a CDS encoding MOSC domain-containing protein: MLRLSALYRFPLKSGKGESLPLATLDKLGLVGDRRWMLVDEASGRFLTQRADPKMSQLSALWNVAGGLTLNAEGFEALEVAVPDADTDLRGVTIWRDTLRVPDAGDAAADWLSRFVEKPVRLVHVPLQRARTTESGYGRDDDQVAFADGYPLLLIGQASLDDISHKIGRPMDMLRFRPNLVIEGSEAFAEDGWKRIRIGDVEFRVVKSCSRCILTTVDPHTGVRDEQREPLATLMTYRKQENGTMFGQNLVNEGNGVLEVGMPVTILE, translated from the coding sequence ATGCTGCGTCTAAGCGCGCTTTATCGTTTTCCACTTAAATCCGGCAAAGGTGAAAGCTTGCCTCTGGCCACGCTGGACAAGCTGGGGCTGGTGGGCGATCGACGCTGGATGTTGGTGGATGAAGCCAGCGGGCGGTTTCTGACCCAGCGTGCCGACCCCAAAATGAGTCAGCTGTCTGCGCTGTGGAATGTCGCCGGTGGCTTGACCTTGAATGCCGAAGGGTTCGAGGCACTGGAGGTCGCAGTGCCGGATGCCGACACCGACCTGCGTGGCGTGACGATATGGCGCGACACCTTGCGTGTACCGGATGCAGGGGATGCTGCTGCTGACTGGCTAAGCCGCTTTGTAGAAAAGCCGGTGCGGCTGGTGCATGTGCCACTGCAAAGGGCGCGCACCACGGAGTCGGGCTACGGCCGGGATGATGACCAGGTTGCGTTCGCCGATGGTTATCCGCTTTTGCTGATTGGCCAGGCATCGCTGGATGATATTTCGCACAAGATCGGCCGTCCGATGGACATGTTGCGTTTTCGCCCCAACCTGGTGATCGAAGGCAGCGAAGCCTTTGCCGAAGACGGCTGGAAGCGTATCCGCATCGGCGATGTCGAGTTCCGCGTGGTCAAGTCCTGCTCGCGCTGCATCCTCACTACTGTTGATCCGCATACAGGGGTGCGTGATGAACAGCGCGAACCGCTGGCGACCCTGATGACCTACCGCAAGCAGGAAAACGGCACCATGTTCGGTCAGAACCTGGTTAACGAGGGTAATGGCGTTCTGGAAGTCGGCATGCCGGTAACAATCCTGGAGTAG